A portion of the Mesobacillus sp. AQ2 genome contains these proteins:
- a CDS encoding YmaF family protein encodes MAKIGKDDFVKGFVPHHNHGSVDYTSMGAGHVHQCLDVTSPPIMTEDHNHVHYTEGYVVFENGHTHHYQAYSGPAIPVGNGMHVHYYDFYTTENDGHRHRVKGIDQPAPGDK; translated from the coding sequence ATGGCGAAGATAGGGAAAGATGATTTTGTAAAAGGTTTTGTACCACATCATAATCATGGTTCAGTCGATTACACTTCTATGGGTGCAGGACATGTTCATCAATGCCTGGATGTAACTTCACCGCCCATCATGACAGAGGATCACAACCATGTCCACTACACTGAAGGATATGTGGTCTTTGAAAACGGGCATACCCACCATTATCAGGCTTATTCCGGACCAGCAATTCCAGTCGGAAATGGAATGCACGTCCATTATTACGATTTCTACACTACTGAAAACGATGGACACCGCCACCGGGTAAAAGGTATTGATCAGCCAGCACCCGGTGATAAATAA
- a CDS encoding DUF2935 domain-containing protein → MANPIVLRSLDEIRFWSRIMKEHTLFLSLGFTYEQKQLIAEAQQFIVIFERIEEKLARFSANTDIRQIQAFNNEVYQAAASIWSYKRKVLGLTLRCEIRHNNFPLLIDHVSREAAYFANRLKELNEGKLVPEPEAIIAENVFFLRIMADHAKFIGHLLDPSERKLVEQAREFSHDFDQLVFQAVDLDSMRPQSETVPMLDQFLDQNRVSVASLRDFKKTARELIEACRIKSNIHPLLADHTFREAERFLEIIDHFEASLNAQTIKG, encoded by the coding sequence ATGGCTAATCCGATTGTTCTTAGATCACTGGACGAAATTAGATTTTGGTCCAGAATCATGAAGGAGCACACGCTGTTTTTAAGTCTGGGGTTTACGTATGAGCAAAAACAATTAATTGCTGAAGCACAACAGTTTATTGTGATATTTGAGCGGATTGAGGAAAAACTGGCACGATTTAGCGCTAACACGGATATTCGTCAAATCCAAGCTTTTAACAATGAGGTTTATCAAGCTGCCGCCTCAATTTGGAGTTACAAAAGAAAAGTATTAGGACTCACTCTGCGCTGTGAAATAAGACATAATAATTTCCCTTTGCTAATTGATCACGTAAGCAGAGAAGCAGCGTATTTTGCTAATCGTTTGAAGGAGTTAAATGAAGGGAAATTAGTTCCAGAGCCAGAGGCCATAATCGCTGAAAATGTTTTCTTCCTAAGAATTATGGCAGACCATGCAAAATTTATCGGGCATCTCTTAGATCCTTCAGAAAGGAAGCTGGTTGAGCAGGCTAGGGAATTCAGTCATGACTTTGACCAATTGGTGTTCCAGGCTGTGGATTTGGATTCGATGAGACCTCAATCGGAAACAGTGCCAATGCTTGATCAATTCCTGGATCAAAACAGGGTTTCGGTTGCTTCATTAAGAGATTTTAAGAAAACAGCTAGAGAATTAATTGAAGCCTGCAGAATCAAAAGCAATATTCATCCGCTGTTAGCTGACCATACATTCAGGGAAGCGGAACGGTTTTTGGAAATCATCGATCATTTTGAAGCTAGCCTAAACGCACAGACCATAAAAGGGTAA
- a CDS encoding LLM class flavin-dependent oxidoreductase, protein MKLSVLDQSVISVGDSAAQAFRKTVELAQITEDLGYTRFWVAEHHNTNGIAGSSPEILISHIASMTKRIRIGSGGVLLPQYSPFKVAENFKVLEALFPNRIDAGLGRSPGGSATTRLALTDGLRKSLNEFPRQISDLKGFLQNELPGDHPFHSVKAYPDKTAFPELWLLGITHRGARLAAEQGTAFTYGHFITPANGKRALEQYFREFQPSPFLKKPKANVCIFVVCAETQEKADELALSQDLWLLRVEKGMDTRIPSLEEAKNTTLTAEDRNRIVENRKRMIIGTPEKVKSELLRLSDDYGTEEFMIINNLHSFQDKVKTYTMLAEALL, encoded by the coding sequence GTGAAGTTAAGTGTACTTGATCAATCCGTCATCAGCGTGGGGGATTCGGCCGCACAGGCTTTTCGCAAAACAGTTGAGCTGGCCCAAATCACAGAAGATCTTGGGTACACCAGGTTCTGGGTTGCTGAGCATCATAACACCAACGGCATTGCCGGTTCCTCTCCTGAAATATTGATATCCCACATAGCATCGATGACCAAAAGAATCAGAATTGGTTCAGGCGGAGTCCTGCTCCCTCAATACAGCCCTTTTAAAGTGGCAGAGAACTTCAAGGTTTTAGAGGCTCTGTTCCCAAACAGGATAGATGCTGGATTAGGCCGTTCTCCTGGCGGGTCAGCCACCACGAGGCTTGCGTTGACAGATGGACTTCGGAAAAGTTTAAATGAGTTTCCCAGACAAATTAGTGACCTAAAAGGATTCTTACAGAATGAATTGCCAGGTGACCATCCCTTTCATAGCGTTAAAGCCTATCCTGACAAAACAGCTTTCCCTGAATTATGGTTATTGGGAATCACTCATCGCGGAGCCAGACTTGCAGCAGAACAGGGAACAGCATTTACATACGGCCATTTCATAACACCCGCCAACGGAAAAAGAGCATTGGAACAATATTTCCGGGAGTTCCAGCCTTCTCCATTCCTGAAAAAACCCAAAGCAAATGTGTGTATTTTTGTTGTATGTGCTGAAACCCAGGAAAAGGCTGATGAACTGGCTTTGAGTCAGGACTTATGGCTTTTGCGGGTAGAAAAGGGGATGGATACAAGGATTCCATCATTGGAAGAAGCAAAGAATACAACGCTAACGGCGGAGGATCGGAACAGGATCGTGGAAAACCGAAAAAGAATGATCATCGGAACGCCGGAAAAAGTGAAGAGTGAGCTCTTGAGGCTGAGTGATGATTATGGGACTGAGGAGTTTATGATCATCAATAATCTGCACAGCTTCCAGGATAAAGTTAAGACATACACAATGCTTGCGGAAGCCCTACTCTAA
- a CDS encoding cytochrome d ubiquinol oxidase subunit II: MTLEIIGITVLWLFLFGYVIVASIDFGAGFFNAYSLFRGKQHILTRIIQRYLSPVWEVTNVFLVFFFVGMVGFFPKTAYYYGTILLVPASIAIVLLAIRGSYYAFTTYGGLKHKRYSYLYGLSGLFIPASLSIVLTISEGGFVTETASGINLDYWALFTSPLTWSIVVLSLAAVLYISAVFLTWYAHKAQDEPATELLRKYALIWSVPAIVSATGIIVELKDHNPEHYTRLVDLWWLFAISFILFAGTVYLLGKRKSYGVAFGLLTGQFLIAFFAYGISHYPYLLYPFLKLYDSFTNEAMAIALIIAFIAGLGLLLPSLYLLLRLFLFNKDYVQGKRDDHA; the protein is encoded by the coding sequence ATGACACTTGAGATAATTGGGATTACTGTTCTATGGCTGTTTCTTTTTGGCTATGTCATCGTCGCTTCCATCGATTTCGGGGCAGGATTCTTCAATGCATACAGCCTTTTCCGGGGAAAGCAGCATATCCTGACCCGGATCATCCAGCGGTATTTGTCGCCGGTATGGGAAGTGACAAATGTATTCCTGGTGTTTTTCTTTGTCGGAATGGTCGGATTCTTTCCTAAAACGGCGTATTACTACGGAACCATCCTGCTTGTTCCTGCCAGTATCGCAATCGTCCTGCTGGCGATTCGGGGATCCTATTATGCTTTTACGACTTATGGCGGTTTGAAGCACAAAAGATATTCGTATTTATACGGATTATCAGGTTTGTTCATCCCGGCCTCACTGTCGATTGTGCTGACGATTTCAGAGGGCGGCTTTGTCACAGAAACGGCTTCGGGTATTAATCTGGATTACTGGGCGCTGTTTACCAGTCCGCTGACATGGAGCATCGTTGTCCTCAGTCTGGCAGCGGTACTCTATATTTCAGCTGTATTTTTAACATGGTACGCCCATAAAGCTCAGGATGAACCGGCCACAGAGCTGCTTCGGAAATATGCTTTAATTTGGTCGGTGCCGGCCATTGTGAGCGCAACAGGAATCATCGTCGAACTTAAGGACCACAATCCGGAGCATTACACCCGGCTCGTTGATTTATGGTGGCTGTTTGCAATTTCCTTCATCTTGTTTGCGGGAACTGTTTACTTGCTTGGAAAACGCAAATCATATGGAGTCGCATTCGGGTTGTTAACAGGTCAATTCCTGATTGCATTTTTTGCTTATGGCATTTCGCATTATCCCTATCTGCTTTATCCTTTTCTCAAGCTTTATGACAGCTTCACAAATGAAGCGATGGCAATCGCTCTCATTATTGCCTTTATAGCGGGGCTTGGTTTGCTGCTCCCTTCACTGTATTTATTGCTGAGGCTGTTTCTGTTCAATAAAGATTATGTTCAGGGTAAACGGGATGACCATGCATAG
- a CDS encoding cytochrome ubiquinol oxidase subunit I produces the protein MGNEESVFFSRVLTELTLSFHIIYATIGVGIPLMIMIAQWLGIKKQDEHYILLARRWTRGFVITVAVGVVTGTAIGLQLSLLWPNFMELAGNVIALPLFMETFAFFFEAIFLGIYLYTWDRFENQKKHLLLLIPVAIGASFSAVFITIVNAFMNAPQGFDLVDGQLVNINPILAMFNPAMPTKVAHVLATAYMTSAFLLASIGAYRLLKGSDHIYHKKAVFLTMKIGLIFSIAAAVIGDFSGKYLAEYQPEKLAAAEWHFETHEGAPLMLYGVLDDGEIKYALKIPYALSILAHSNPNAEVIGLNEFPEDETPPLYIHYLFDGMVTIGIWMTVLSLMYVVGVWMKWSFIRTRWYRWLIVLGGPLSMLAIELGWWFAEVGRQPWILRGIMKVDEAATTSGQVDMMLLMFAGLYLVLAVGSIVVLTRMFRKNPVEQELADREAEKEGELR, from the coding sequence ATGGGAAATGAAGAATCTGTTTTTTTCAGCCGAGTGTTGACTGAGCTTACTTTATCTTTCCACATTATTTATGCCACCATTGGCGTCGGGATTCCGTTGATGATCATGATTGCTCAGTGGCTGGGAATCAAGAAGCAGGATGAACATTATATTTTGCTGGCCAGGAGGTGGACGCGCGGCTTTGTGATTACGGTTGCGGTTGGCGTTGTGACCGGGACGGCGATTGGATTGCAGCTATCGTTGCTATGGCCGAACTTTATGGAACTTGCGGGTAATGTCATTGCCCTGCCGCTTTTTATGGAAACATTTGCGTTTTTCTTTGAAGCGATTTTCCTGGGCATTTATCTATATACATGGGACAGGTTTGAGAATCAGAAGAAACACTTGCTGCTTCTTATTCCAGTTGCGATTGGAGCATCTTTTTCGGCTGTATTCATCACCATCGTGAATGCCTTTATGAATGCCCCGCAAGGCTTTGATCTTGTTGATGGTCAGCTGGTCAATATCAATCCGATCCTGGCGATGTTCAATCCAGCCATGCCGACAAAGGTGGCCCATGTGCTTGCCACTGCGTATATGACTTCGGCATTTCTCCTTGCTTCCATCGGGGCTTACAGGCTGCTTAAGGGATCGGATCATATCTATCATAAAAAAGCAGTATTTTTGACAATGAAAATCGGTTTGATTTTTTCGATTGCCGCAGCGGTGATTGGTGACTTTTCCGGGAAATATTTAGCCGAGTACCAGCCAGAAAAGCTGGCAGCCGCGGAATGGCATTTTGAGACCCATGAAGGTGCACCGTTAATGCTCTATGGCGTTCTCGATGATGGCGAGATTAAATACGCTCTTAAGATTCCATATGCGCTTAGTATTTTGGCACACAGTAATCCGAATGCGGAAGTGATTGGTCTAAATGAGTTTCCTGAGGACGAAACCCCGCCGCTTTACATCCACTATCTATTCGATGGGATGGTTACGATCGGCATATGGATGACGGTGCTCTCACTTATGTATGTTGTCGGTGTCTGGATGAAATGGAGTTTTATCCGGACCAGGTGGTATCGATGGCTCATTGTCCTTGGAGGCCCGTTATCGATGCTTGCGATCGAGCTGGGCTGGTGGTTCGCCGAGGTTGGGAGGCAGCCGTGGATCCTGAGGGGAATCATGAAGGTTGACGAAGCAGCGACGACAAGCGGACAGGTCGATATGATGCTGCTGATGTTCGCCGGTTTATACTTGGTGCTTGCCGTAGGAAGCATCGTGGTTTTAACAAGGATGTTCCGGAAGAATCCTGTTGAACAAGAACTGGCAGACAGGGAAGCTGAAAAGGAAGGTGAGTTGCGATGA
- a CDS encoding phosphatase PAP2 family protein, which yields MKFNLQLSIAFFGSLFLFILLSFLVRADYLMAFDRHVISFIQGLESPWLTSIMKFFTYIGTIRFIAVLTILLFILMFYVLRFRLEVLVFLAVVFCTPILNRLLKLFFQRARPDFHRLIEIGGYSFPSGHAMNAFSFYSIMAFLLWRHVQGRIGRMAVILASSFMILSIGVSRVYLGVHYPSDIVGGFLASSLWVAAVIWLFQRYKDRQFYVQRRKEPSA from the coding sequence ATGAAGTTTAATTTGCAGTTATCCATAGCGTTTTTCGGTTCATTATTCCTATTTATTTTGCTCTCTTTTCTTGTTAGAGCTGATTATCTAATGGCCTTTGATCGCCATGTCATCTCATTCATCCAGGGACTGGAATCCCCCTGGCTAACTAGCATCATGAAGTTTTTTACTTATATCGGAACCATCCGGTTTATTGCTGTTCTGACAATCCTCCTTTTTATTTTGATGTTCTATGTATTAAGATTCAGGCTTGAAGTACTCGTTTTCCTGGCAGTGGTCTTTTGCACACCAATCCTGAACAGATTGCTGAAATTATTTTTCCAACGGGCACGCCCGGATTTTCACAGGTTGATTGAGATTGGCGGGTACAGTTTTCCGAGCGGGCATGCTATGAATGCATTCTCTTTTTATAGTATCATGGCCTTCCTGCTGTGGCGCCATGTCCAAGGCCGTATTGGCAGAATGGCTGTGATTCTTGCAAGCAGCTTCATGATTCTCTCGATTGGAGTGAGCAGGGTTTATCTTGGCGTCCACTATCCTAGTGACATTGTCGGGGGGTTCCTTGCCAGCAGCCTCTGGGTTGCTGCAGTGATTTGGCTTTTTCAGCGATATAAGGATCGGCAATTTTACGTACAGCGCAGGAAAGAGCCGTCAGCTTGA
- a CDS encoding SET domain-containing protein gives MIEIKNSEISDGEFNRGVFAKRYIAKGELIHEAPVLSYPNDQHVHIEKTALADYAFEYGINHSAILLGYGMLFNHSYEPNAIYEINFDNHTFDFYAYRDIKAGEEIVINYNGEVDNNDPLWFNEEK, from the coding sequence ATGATTGAAATAAAGAATTCTGAAATAAGCGATGGTGAGTTCAATAGAGGCGTATTCGCCAAGAGATATATAGCAAAGGGTGAACTGATACACGAAGCCCCTGTTCTCTCCTATCCGAACGACCAGCATGTACACATCGAGAAAACAGCATTAGCCGATTATGCCTTTGAATACGGGATCAATCATTCAGCCATTCTGTTGGGCTACGGCATGCTTTTCAACCACTCCTATGAGCCTAACGCAATCTATGAAATCAATTTTGACAATCATACTTTTGATTTCTATGCGTATCGTGACATCAAAGCCGGCGAAGAGATTGTCATCAACTATAATGGCGAAGTCGATAACAACGACCCACTCTGGTTCAATGAAGAGAAATAA
- a CDS encoding PAS domain S-box protein: MSIRNNFPIFGQDDTTIYNPDELLSLFLDCTADGFAIVDMENRFLRINHMYTEIFGYTEEDLIGRTFHEFSNPEVVQEIISEVKNGKAFTNMITKRFHKDGSLLDIAVSYSPFRNKQGEIIAIIAIYRDITKLVSMENELHRTRELYELITENTTDMILVINKDKLILYASPSHEKVISLKPEQIVGKSLGEFLTPEEDAVLDLKLKEILETGEPQILRKKFITCDLESVYTEYSFSPIYNEKKEIDSFVSVGRNITDRVKHDASIRNLDRLSVTGQLAAGVAHEIRNPLTALKGFSKLLQTCLDKEKQEGYLAIIMNELDRIDMIVNEFMSLAKPQAIQYVKEDLKSILDSTINIIHPQGMMHNVQIIPTYPDERIMLSCNPHQLKQVFLNFMKNAIESMPNGGNVVIDLQKKVKGKVLISISDEGTGIEPDRLRYLGSPFYTTKDKGIGLGLTVSNKIIQEHDGTMKIVSEIGQGTNVIVELECLEDDIT, from the coding sequence ATCTCTATTCGTAACAATTTTCCGATATTTGGTCAGGATGATACAACTATCTATAATCCGGATGAACTACTAAGTTTATTCCTGGATTGTACGGCTGACGGGTTTGCAATTGTAGATATGGAGAACCGTTTTTTGAGGATCAATCATATGTACACAGAGATTTTCGGTTATACAGAAGAAGATTTGATAGGCAGGACCTTTCATGAGTTTTCGAATCCGGAGGTTGTACAAGAGATCATTTCCGAAGTCAAAAACGGAAAAGCATTTACCAATATGATAACGAAGCGATTCCATAAAGATGGATCATTACTCGATATTGCCGTCTCTTACTCCCCCTTCCGTAATAAGCAGGGCGAGATTATTGCCATCATCGCGATTTACCGAGATATTACTAAATTGGTAAGTATGGAGAATGAATTACACCGAACACGGGAACTGTACGAGCTGATCACCGAGAATACGACTGACATGATTCTGGTGATTAATAAAGATAAATTGATTCTGTATGCTTCACCCTCCCATGAAAAAGTGATCAGCTTGAAACCAGAGCAAATTGTAGGCAAAAGTCTGGGTGAATTTTTGACACCAGAGGAAGATGCTGTTCTGGATCTTAAGCTTAAGGAGATACTCGAAACTGGAGAACCGCAGATTTTACGGAAGAAGTTCATCACTTGTGACCTGGAATCCGTTTATACAGAATATAGCTTCTCGCCAATCTATAATGAAAAAAAGGAGATAGACTCCTTTGTCAGTGTCGGCCGGAATATAACAGACCGGGTCAAGCATGATGCCTCCATCCGAAATTTGGACAGGCTGTCTGTCACCGGTCAACTGGCAGCGGGTGTGGCTCATGAAATCCGCAATCCGCTGACAGCGTTGAAGGGGTTTTCAAAATTGCTGCAGACATGTCTTGATAAGGAGAAGCAGGAAGGTTACCTGGCAATTATCATGAACGAGCTGGACAGGATTGATATGATTGTAAATGAGTTTATGTCACTAGCTAAACCGCAGGCAATCCAATATGTTAAAGAAGATTTGAAATCGATTTTGGACAGCACGATCAATATCATCCATCCGCAGGGGATGATGCACAATGTCCAAATCATCCCTACTTATCCAGATGAAAGAATCATGCTTTCCTGCAATCCACATCAGCTGAAACAAGTATTTTTGAACTTTATGAAAAATGCGATTGAATCCATGCCAAATGGCGGGAATGTCGTGATCGACCTGCAAAAGAAGGTGAAGGGAAAAGTGCTTATCAGCATTTCGGATGAGGGAACAGGAATCGAGCCTGACCGCCTTCGTTATCTTGGATCTCCGTTTTATACGACGAAGGACAAAGGCATCGGACTTGGACTGACGGTGAGCAATAAAATCATTCAGGAGCATGATGGAACCATGAAAATTGTAAGTGAAATAGGCCAGGGGACGAATGTCATTGTTGAACTTGAATGTTTAGAAGACGACATCACTTAG
- the hemY gene encoding protoporphyrinogen oxidase, giving the protein MDQRKVIIIGGGITGLATAYYLQKEAKVKQLPIEVKLIEASGRLGGVIRTEKRDGFIIERGPDSIIARKKSAMRLIEEVGLQDKIISNTAGRSYIYARGRLHTMPEGSFMGIPTKVTPFALSGLFSSLGKLRAAGDFILPKDAPKADQSLGAFFRRRLGDEVVDNLIDPLLSGIYAGDIDELSLMALFPNFYEIEQKHRSLVIGLNKSMPKPPKTAKKPGSKKGMFISLSTGLEELVHQVEKRLDEGSVLKERAVKKVEKTGKVYKVHLESGELETADSVVIATDHFHAQHMLSEYPFMEPFKHMPANSVANVAMAFPKSAIEKDIDGTGFLVSRNSDFRITACTWTHKKWPGTSPDDMALLRCYVGKPDDQEAVNLSDDEIIELVLRDLNKTMNITAKPEFTVVTRWSKAMPQYTVGHLERIAKVKSELEKELPGICLAGGSFEGVGIPGCIDQAEAAVAKVLEYLK; this is encoded by the coding sequence ATGGACCAAAGGAAGGTTATCATCATAGGCGGAGGGATCACTGGGCTGGCGACTGCGTATTATCTCCAAAAGGAGGCAAAGGTAAAGCAGCTGCCGATCGAAGTGAAATTGATTGAGGCGAGCGGACGTCTTGGCGGTGTCATCCGTACCGAGAAGCGTGACGGCTTCATCATTGAAAGAGGGCCGGATTCCATCATAGCGCGAAAAAAGAGTGCCATGAGACTGATAGAGGAAGTAGGTCTCCAGGACAAAATCATCTCGAACACGGCGGGGAGGTCCTATATTTACGCAAGGGGCAGGCTTCATACCATGCCCGAGGGATCTTTCATGGGGATTCCTACAAAAGTCACCCCGTTTGCGTTGTCAGGGTTATTTTCATCACTGGGCAAATTGCGTGCAGCAGGGGACTTTATTTTGCCAAAAGATGCACCAAAGGCGGATCAGTCATTAGGTGCTTTTTTCCGCCGCCGGCTTGGTGATGAGGTTGTTGATAACCTGATTGATCCTTTATTATCGGGGATTTACGCAGGCGATATAGATGAACTCAGCCTGATGGCTTTGTTCCCAAATTTTTATGAAATCGAACAGAAGCATCGAAGCCTGGTGATCGGCTTGAATAAATCGATGCCTAAGCCTCCGAAAACAGCCAAGAAGCCTGGTTCTAAAAAAGGGATGTTCATTTCATTGTCAACAGGTTTGGAGGAATTGGTCCATCAGGTTGAAAAGCGTCTAGACGAAGGATCAGTCTTGAAGGAAAGAGCTGTTAAAAAGGTTGAGAAGACAGGCAAGGTCTATAAAGTCCATCTCGAATCTGGAGAATTGGAAACAGCAGACAGTGTAGTGATTGCGACAGATCATTTCCACGCCCAGCACATGCTGTCAGAATATCCATTCATGGAACCGTTCAAACACATGCCTGCCAATTCTGTGGCAAATGTAGCGATGGCATTCCCGAAATCGGCGATCGAAAAAGATATCGACGGAACAGGATTCCTGGTCTCGAGAAACAGTGATTTCCGGATCACAGCATGTACATGGACACATAAAAAATGGCCCGGCACATCGCCTGACGATATGGCGCTCCTCCGCTGCTATGTCGGGAAGCCGGATGACCAGGAAGCTGTTAATCTATCAGATGACGAAATCATCGAATTGGTTTTAAGAGATTTGAATAAAACGATGAACATTACCGCAAAGCCGGAATTCACTGTTGTGACCAGATGGAGTAAAGCAATGCCGCAATATACTGTGGGTCATCTCGAGAGAATCGCAAAGGTAAAATCGGAGCTTGAAAAAGAGCTTCCAGGCATCTGCCTTGCAGGTGGTTCTTTTGAGGGTGTCGGGATTCCGGGATGTATTGACCAGGCAGAAGCTGCTGTGGCAAAAGTGTTAGAATATCTCAAATGA
- a CDS encoding ABC transporter permease subunit: protein MNLFKRELKASRKALIIWCIGVVFMVASGMAKYSSLEGTGQSMNTLMADMPKSLQAIMGTGSLDLSTPIGYFGVLFLYLAVMASIHAAMLGSNIIAKEERDKTVEFLLVKPVSRTWMISAKLSAAMVNILIFNLVTLASSISMVGKYAEGEDVTGEIAMLMIGIFILQLIFLVIGTAIAAVLKNAKKATSLATGILLFLFILSIVIDLNEKLDGLKFVTPFKYYDAKLVLEDGGFEPIYLGLSALILLVLTLVTYLFYRKRDMNV from the coding sequence GTGAATCTTTTTAAAAGAGAATTGAAAGCAAGCCGGAAAGCGTTAATCATCTGGTGTATCGGAGTTGTCTTTATGGTCGCCTCGGGCATGGCAAAATACTCAAGCCTCGAGGGGACAGGGCAGTCGATGAATACGCTGATGGCCGATATGCCAAAATCGCTGCAGGCAATAATGGGTACTGGTTCGCTTGATTTGTCGACACCGATCGGGTATTTTGGAGTCCTGTTTCTTTACCTGGCCGTAATGGCATCCATCCATGCAGCGATGCTCGGCTCGAATATCATCGCCAAGGAAGAGAGAGACAAAACCGTAGAGTTCCTGCTCGTCAAGCCGGTCTCAAGGACATGGATGATATCAGCAAAGCTATCCGCTGCGATGGTCAATATTTTGATTTTCAATCTTGTCACCCTTGCTTCCTCTATCAGCATGGTCGGGAAATATGCGGAAGGAGAGGACGTCACTGGGGAGATTGCGATGCTGATGATCGGGATTTTCATTCTTCAGTTGATTTTCCTCGTCATCGGGACTGCTATCGCCGCTGTTTTAAAGAATGCCAAAAAAGCCACATCGCTGGCAACGGGAATCTTGCTTTTCCTGTTCATCCTGTCGATTGTAATTGACTTGAATGAGAAGCTAGATGGACTGAAATTCGTGACTCCATTCAAATATTATGATGCGAAGCTTGTGCTGGAGGATGGCGGGTTTGAACCGATCTACTTGGGATTGTCAGCGCTGATATTGTTAGTGCTCACATTGGTGACTTACTTGTTTTACCGAAAAAGAGATATGAATGTGTAG
- a CDS encoding ABC transporter permease subunit gives MNMFLHELKACRKSTVIWTLSLVALVVLFLSMFPSFSKDAEEFKKLLEGFPVELRKAIGLSVDSIATLIGFFSYAFLYLKLAGAIQAMNLGTSILSKETREKTADFLLTKPVTRGQVVTSKLLAAFVSLVITNIMFITAIFVMASIVSEDAFNKEALFLIAISLFFLQLMFMALGIVVAAMFPRIKSVISVSLGTVFGFFMLGMISSTTEDEALRYLTPFNYFDAAYTTQHEGYETSFLITAAIFIIAAIVASYYLYSKKDVHSV, from the coding sequence ATGAATATGTTCCTTCATGAACTGAAGGCCTGCCGGAAATCGACTGTCATCTGGACCTTGTCCCTGGTGGCGCTGGTGGTATTGTTTTTATCGATGTTCCCTTCCTTTTCAAAGGATGCAGAAGAGTTCAAAAAACTGCTTGAGGGATTTCCAGTAGAGTTGAGGAAAGCAATTGGATTGTCAGTGGACAGCATTGCAACATTGATCGGGTTCTTCTCGTATGCGTTCCTTTACCTGAAGCTTGCGGGCGCCATTCAGGCTATGAATCTGGGAACCTCGATTTTATCGAAGGAAACACGCGAAAAGACGGCGGACTTTCTGTTGACAAAGCCGGTGACCAGGGGGCAGGTCGTCACATCTAAACTGCTGGCTGCATTCGTTTCCCTTGTCATTACCAATATCATGTTTATCACAGCGATATTTGTGATGGCATCCATTGTCTCGGAGGACGCTTTTAACAAGGAGGCTTTATTCCTGATTGCCATTTCCCTATTCTTTCTCCAGCTGATGTTCATGGCGCTGGGAATCGTTGTTGCCGCGATGTTTCCGAGGATTAAATCGGTGATCTCAGTTTCACTCGGAACGGTTTTCGGCTTTTTCATGCTAGGGATGATCAGTTCGACAACAGAGGATGAGGCATTGCGTTATTTGACGCCGTTCAATTATTTTGACGCAGCTTATACCACGCAGCATGAGGGCTATGAAACTTCTTTTCTGATAACCGCTGCCATTTTTATCATTGCCGCAATCGTTGCCAGCTATTATTTATACTCGAAAAAGGACGTCCATTCCGTTTAG